One genomic region from Afipia felis ATCC 53690 encodes:
- a CDS encoding mercuric transporter MerT family protein has translation MVASRSGTASMAPRAADPSAPEGREVGRQRLIAVGGIFGALAASSCCIVPLILFSVGIGGAWIGNLTALAPYKPIFVAGTAGLLGYGFYLVYWKPRRVCAEGAACARPISNRLVQLALWIATALVIAAFAFDYIAPLLLGA, from the coding sequence ATGGTCGCATCGCGATCCGGAACGGCAAGCATGGCGCCTCGTGCGGCGGATCCCTCCGCGCCCGAAGGCAGGGAGGTTGGACGGCAGCGTCTGATCGCCGTTGGCGGTATCTTCGGGGCGCTCGCCGCCTCGTCCTGCTGCATCGTGCCGCTGATCCTGTTCAGTGTCGGTATCGGTGGTGCCTGGATTGGCAATCTGACAGCGCTTGCACCCTACAAACCGATCTTCGTCGCCGGAACCGCAGGCCTTCTCGGTTACGGCTTCTATCTCGTCTACTGGAAGCCGCGGCGAGTCTGCGCTGAGGGCGCCGCTTGCGCGCGCCCCATTTCCAACCGTCTCGTCCAGCTCGCGCTCTGGATCGCAACCGCACTTGTGATCGCCGCCTTCGCCTTCGACTACATCGCCCCGCTGCTGCTTGGCGCCTGA
- a CDS encoding heavy-metal-associated domain-containing protein, which yields MNKYLSALTLIASMMTASTAFAGERTITFAVDNMTCASCPYIVKTSMAVVPGVANVTVSFEAKTATVTFDDAKTNPDAIAAASTNAGYPAHLRQRGS from the coding sequence ATGAACAAATATTTGAGCGCACTCACCCTGATCGCCTCGATGATGACGGCGTCGACCGCATTCGCCGGAGAACGCACGATCACCTTCGCTGTCGACAACATGACCTGCGCCTCGTGCCCTTACATTGTGAAGACCTCGATGGCGGTGGTCCCGGGCGTAGCGAACGTGACCGTCTCCTTCGAGGCAAAGACGGCGACCGTGACCTTCGACGACGCGAAGACGAACCCGGACGCCATCGCGGCCGCTAGCACGAACGCGGGCTATCCAGCCCATCTGAGGCAGCGGGGCAGCTAA
- the merBA gene encoding bifunctional organomercurial lyase/mercury(II) reductase MerBA, whose protein sequence is MNDCCASSSSRIEAVILTPETLPSYAVRPGVTFPDWSVVKSPAVKDALQAMVGSDHVFDRWSGYDPATDRVRVALLELYSEDGRTPTTGALAERAGLNETSVRTLLEELRRRDLVVLDGERIVGSYPFTDRDAGYRVTLDGRVLNAMCAVDALGIGAMTDRDITIASRCRHCGAQIRIATRDQGRALAQIEPRTAVVWQSVRYEGACAANSLCATTAFFCSDDHLSAWRREQAADEAGFRLSVEEGLEAGRALFGPSLAGLDTAAQWSVGSTSKRAVVVDRFRTNCRNGGAYDLVVIGAGSAGFSASIAAADQGAQVALIGSGTIGGTCVNIGCVPSKTLIRAAETLHNARVAARFAGLAAEAELTDWRSTVRQKDILVSELRHAKYTNLLPAYNGIAYREGAARLIEGGVEVDGARIPAGKIIIATGARPAIPAIPGIEAVPYLTSTTALDREELPRSLLVIGGGYIGAELAQMFARAGVKVTLVCRSRLLPEAEPEIGAALTGYFQDEGISVISGIAYRAIRKTENGIALDISRDGQNTTIDAHQVLITTGRAPNIEGLGLTEHGIAVSPKGGIVVDDRMRTTGAGIYAAGDVTGRDQFVYMAAYGAKLAAKNALNGDSLRYDNSAMPAIVFSDPQVASVGLTEAAARAAGHAIRVSTIGLDQVPRALAARDTRGLIKLVADAGSGRLLGAHILAPEGADSIQTAALAIRQGLTVEDLADTIFPYLTTVEGLKLAALSFGKDVAKLSCCAG, encoded by the coding sequence ATGAACGATTGTTGTGCCTCCTCCTCGTCGCGAATCGAGGCTGTCATTCTTACGCCCGAGACACTGCCGAGCTACGCCGTGCGGCCGGGCGTGACGTTTCCGGATTGGTCTGTGGTTAAATCACCAGCGGTCAAGGATGCGCTGCAAGCGATGGTCGGGTCCGACCATGTGTTCGATCGCTGGAGTGGCTACGATCCCGCCACGGATCGGGTTCGCGTTGCGCTGCTCGAACTCTACTCCGAAGATGGACGAACCCCGACCACGGGCGCGCTTGCGGAGCGAGCGGGATTGAACGAGACGTCCGTCCGGACACTGCTTGAAGAGCTCCGCCGTCGCGACCTGGTCGTGCTCGACGGCGAGCGGATCGTCGGTTCCTATCCCTTCACCGATAGGGACGCGGGCTACCGGGTCACACTCGACGGGCGTGTTCTCAACGCAATGTGTGCGGTCGACGCACTCGGCATTGGCGCCATGACTGATCGCGATATCACGATTGCATCGCGCTGCCGCCATTGCGGTGCGCAAATCCGGATCGCCACGCGGGACCAAGGGCGGGCGCTGGCGCAGATCGAGCCGCGGACCGCTGTCGTGTGGCAAAGCGTTCGCTACGAAGGCGCGTGTGCTGCGAACTCGCTGTGCGCGACGACCGCCTTCTTCTGTTCGGACGACCATCTCTCCGCCTGGCGCCGTGAACAGGCCGCGGACGAGGCCGGATTTCGGCTGTCGGTCGAGGAAGGGCTCGAGGCTGGCCGCGCTCTGTTCGGGCCGAGCCTCGCCGGCCTCGATACGGCGGCACAGTGGTCGGTCGGCTCGACATCGAAGCGCGCTGTCGTGGTGGACCGCTTTCGCACGAACTGTCGCAATGGCGGCGCCTACGATCTCGTCGTCATCGGCGCCGGCTCGGCCGGCTTCTCGGCCTCCATCGCAGCTGCCGATCAGGGCGCGCAGGTGGCGCTCATCGGCAGCGGCACCATCGGCGGCACTTGCGTCAATATCGGCTGTGTGCCGTCGAAGACTCTGATCCGAGCCGCCGAGACGCTTCACAATGCGCGCGTAGCAGCACGTTTTGCCGGCCTCGCGGCGGAGGCCGAACTGACCGACTGGCGCAGCACCGTTCGTCAGAAGGACATCCTCGTTTCCGAACTGCGCCATGCCAAGTACACGAATCTGCTGCCCGCCTATAACGGCATTGCTTATCGCGAAGGAGCGGCGCGCCTCATAGAAGGTGGTGTCGAGGTGGACGGCGCGCGCATTCCCGCCGGCAAGATCATCATCGCGACCGGCGCGCGGCCGGCGATACCCGCCATCCCCGGCATCGAAGCCGTGCCGTATCTCACCAGCACGACCGCGCTTGATCGTGAGGAGCTACCACGATCGTTGCTCGTCATCGGCGGCGGCTATATCGGGGCGGAGCTCGCCCAGATGTTCGCCCGCGCGGGCGTCAAGGTGACGCTGGTGTGCCGGTCTCGTCTGCTCCCCGAGGCCGAGCCCGAGATCGGCGCGGCGCTGACGGGATATTTCCAGGACGAAGGGATCTCCGTGATCTCCGGCATCGCCTACCGTGCGATCCGCAAGACCGAGAACGGCATTGCGCTCGATATTTCGCGCGACGGACAGAACACCACGATTGACGCCCATCAGGTGCTGATCACCACCGGGCGCGCGCCCAACATCGAAGGCCTTGGGCTCACCGAACACGGGATCGCCGTCTCGCCGAAGGGCGGCATCGTCGTCGACGACCGCATGCGTACCACCGGGGCCGGCATCTATGCCGCCGGCGACGTCACCGGCCGCGACCAGTTCGTCTATATGGCCGCCTACGGCGCCAAGCTCGCCGCCAAGAATGCTCTTAACGGCGACAGCCTGCGCTATGACAACAGCGCCATGCCCGCCATCGTGTTCTCAGATCCACAGGTGGCGAGCGTCGGGCTGACGGAGGCCGCCGCGCGCGCGGCCGGACACGCGATTCGCGTATCGACGATCGGTCTCGACCAAGTACCACGCGCACTCGCCGCTCGTGACACCCGCGGGCTGATCAAGCTCGTGGCAGACGCCGGCAGCGGCCGGCTGCTCGGCGCGCATATCCTCGCGCCGGAAGGGGCTGACAGCATCCAGACTGCGGCGCTTGCGATCCGGCAGGGCCTTACCGTCGAGGACCTCGCGGATACGATCTTTCCGTATCTCACCACCGTCGAGGGCCTGAAGCTCGCGGCGCTGTCGTTCGGCAAGGATGTCGCCAAGCTGTCCTGCTGCGCTGGTTAA
- a CDS encoding DUF736 domain-containing protein has protein sequence MVAARETKEDTNMATIGNFTVNGNGFVGTVKTLALGTVKAKIVPAERTSEKAPDYRIFAGTIEFGAAWKKKSQEQNRDYLSVKLDDPSFAAPIYATLVEVEGEEGHSLIWSRPNRD, from the coding sequence ATGGTCGCGGCCCGAGAAACCAAAGAGGACACGAACATGGCTACCATCGGCAACTTCACCGTGAACGGCAACGGCTTCGTGGGCACCGTCAAGACCCTCGCCCTCGGCACCGTGAAGGCCAAGATCGTTCCGGCCGAGCGGACCTCGGAAAAGGCCCCTGATTACCGGATCTTCGCGGGAACTATCGAGTTCGGCGCCGCGTGGAAGAAGAAGTCCCAGGAGCAGAACCGGGACTATCTCTCGGTCAAGCTGGACGACCCGAGCTTCGCGGCTCCGATCTACGCCACGCTGGTCGAGGTGGAAGGCGAGGAAGGCCACTCGCTCATCTGGTCTCGTCCGAACCGCGATTGA
- a CDS encoding DUF4326 domain-containing protein yields MCKVLNARAVGKRSSATQVYIGRPSKWGNPFVIGRDGSRAEVIAKYRAWIVVQPALMNALGELRSRDLVCWCAPLACHGDVLVEPAKRR; encoded by the coding sequence ATGTGCAAGGTCTTGAACGCGCGCGCTGTCGGCAAGCGCTCGAGTGCGACGCAGGTTTACATTGGGCGCCCGAGCAAATGGGGCAACCCGTTCGTCATCGGGCGCGATGGGTCGCGCGCCGAGGTCATCGCGAAATATCGCGCCTGGATTGTCGTGCAGCCCGCGCTGATGAATGCGCTCGGCGAGCTGCGCAGCCGCGACCTCGTTTGCTGGTGCGCACCGCTCGCGTGCCACGGCGACGTGCTGGTGGAACCTGCCAAGAGGCGCTGA
- a CDS encoding type II toxin-antitoxin system YhaV family toxin, with translation MSNDTFAVNGWTIYAHPLFLDQLEAMIAAVEKGRKKDPKGYKKKRAAKLLAAVLKVAFEDIPGDPTRDVYRQGGTLGDDYRHWFPAKFLQQFRLFFRYQQSADSKIIVLAWVNDDSTLRAYESANDAYAVFRKMLDRGNPPDTWKELVATASSDDAKRRLSRSTRGR, from the coding sequence GTGAGCAACGACACCTTCGCGGTCAACGGTTGGACGATCTACGCGCATCCGCTGTTTCTCGACCAGCTCGAGGCGATGATCGCCGCAGTCGAGAAGGGGCGCAAGAAAGACCCGAAGGGTTATAAGAAGAAACGCGCTGCAAAGCTACTCGCGGCCGTCTTGAAGGTGGCGTTCGAAGATATCCCAGGTGACCCGACCCGCGACGTGTATCGGCAGGGCGGCACGCTCGGCGACGACTACAGGCACTGGTTCCCCGCGAAATTCCTGCAGCAGTTTCGGCTGTTCTTTCGCTATCAGCAATCGGCGGATTCCAAGATCATCGTCCTTGCCTGGGTGAATGATGACTCGACGCTGCGCGCCTATGAAAGCGCCAACGACGCCTACGCCGTGTTTCGGAAGATGCTAGACCGCGGAAATCCGCCAGACACCTGGAAAGAACTCGTGGCAACAGCGTCGAGTGATGACGCCAAACGACGTTTGTCCCGCTCAACACGCGGGAGATAA
- a CDS encoding type II toxin-antitoxin system PrlF family antitoxin: MAKTAEILEIPATITERGQTTVPAAIRKMLALGKRDQVVFRGLANGTVVIAKKSADDGDPVIGTFLAFLARDMANEPSRIRPVPKSLVARGKSLVKGVKVDLDGALPEDEA; encoded by the coding sequence ATGGCCAAAACGGCTGAAATCCTCGAAATCCCCGCGACCATCACGGAGCGCGGTCAGACGACCGTGCCCGCGGCCATCCGCAAGATGCTCGCCCTTGGCAAGCGCGACCAAGTGGTGTTTCGCGGGCTGGCTAACGGCACCGTCGTGATCGCGAAGAAGTCGGCGGACGACGGCGATCCGGTGATCGGCACGTTCCTCGCATTCCTGGCGCGTGATATGGCAAACGAGCCATCGCGAATTCGGCCGGTGCCGAAGTCGCTGGTCGCGCGCGGCAAGTCCCTCGTCAAGGGCGTCAAGGTCGATCTGGACGGGGCTCTGCCGGAAGATGAGGCGTGA
- a CDS encoding N-6 DNA methylase, which produces MTISALQNWLERLGYAAEPAVLHRRGEDVPEVHPYALEIKSLLKPDGVIRAQAVFEVEGVPTVVFVGDTDEPLTAAALDEIRKRIWNQNLATVVIEIKGETAVAVPARKLRNAEERLTLGEARPDGPFSAFDIASANLSRRAPKWFDIKARVDRKLLANLSSTVLKMSKVGFRAAIDASLRRRHAELLMGQVLFISYLEHRDIVGATYRQRREVDQLHALVGQANRSGVRSLIDALRQDFNGDFLGGDRHDPWAALNTEGFALLDQFLRRTDMTTGQGDFWNYDFSYIPVELLSGLYESFLSPDQKAKDGAYYTPRHLAMLAVDQAFVTSADPLSETIFDGACGSGILLTTAYRRLIALSEARDGRQLSFKQRRELLVKRIFGADINLMACRVTAFSLYLSLLEGLNPADIMEAQERENEKLPPLDGSNLRHGPTADFFGPKHGFADKRFTLIISNPPWSEPEGEDVTSADVWAERAGAPFVRRQIAGAYALRASDFLAEQGRVCLILPIGQFLGPSSASFVARLFSLFQPARLINFGDLQGLLFPTAENTCHVFLGQRRAVEAQIPFGETFDYCVPKADMSLAFGRLTMQSADRHVLQTRSVAQDPQLLVTLMWGDANDMTLWTRLTARGTFSDFWKGPQPFRRWVNRKGIHLNDKSRTEVSAGRLRKMPFVPVPALSAGSPVLHPDLLKPWPRTQTTVVGLNDEVMAVFDGPRVLFPDGFSKLEHTVRAVYYDGPATFTHSIGVISGSSEDAALLQFAAVYLRSKLARYFLMMRGWKMLCERNGVHLSDVETFPFFDVDAAPDPKAAKAALARVGTYMQKLSDLPELDQRRRYGEIQIALDKAVFKYFGLHESEQALVRETVDILMPSIRPRSFKSLDTPAQATAHLEDFRTYGDALAASLTTWRERTGGGGRFHVAVVASDPARQGPSGIVRVSYAKETTAPATSSAQLNDDLVITTLAQLRAAGLMAISSGDALQLVPDAHVWIDGSLYLVRPLSRRSWTVRQALRDAEHIVISVQSRLSPVIRSEVA; this is translated from the coding sequence GTGACAATTTCGGCCCTGCAGAACTGGCTTGAAAGGCTCGGCTATGCCGCCGAGCCCGCCGTGCTGCATCGCCGGGGTGAGGACGTTCCGGAAGTTCACCCCTATGCACTGGAGATCAAGTCCCTTCTCAAGCCGGATGGGGTGATTCGCGCCCAGGCCGTCTTTGAGGTTGAGGGCGTCCCGACGGTGGTCTTTGTCGGCGATACGGACGAGCCACTCACCGCCGCCGCTTTGGACGAGATCCGCAAGCGGATATGGAACCAGAATCTCGCCACGGTGGTGATCGAGATCAAGGGCGAGACGGCAGTTGCCGTGCCGGCCCGAAAGCTCCGCAACGCGGAGGAAAGGCTGACGCTCGGCGAAGCGCGTCCCGATGGGCCGTTCTCGGCGTTCGACATCGCTTCGGCCAATCTCTCCCGCCGCGCACCCAAATGGTTTGACATCAAGGCGCGTGTCGATCGCAAGTTGCTCGCCAATCTCTCGAGCACCGTACTCAAGATGTCGAAGGTCGGATTCCGGGCAGCCATCGACGCATCGCTGCGGCGGCGCCACGCCGAGTTGCTGATGGGGCAGGTGCTCTTCATCTCATATCTCGAACATCGCGACATTGTCGGTGCGACCTATCGTCAGAGACGTGAGGTCGATCAACTCCATGCGCTCGTCGGTCAAGCCAACCGCAGTGGTGTCCGCAGCCTCATCGACGCGCTTCGTCAGGATTTCAACGGCGATTTCTTAGGGGGCGATCGGCACGATCCTTGGGCGGCGTTGAATACAGAGGGGTTCGCGCTGCTCGATCAATTCCTGCGCCGGACCGACATGACCACCGGGCAGGGCGATTTCTGGAATTACGATTTCAGCTATATCCCGGTTGAGCTGCTATCCGGCCTCTACGAATCTTTCCTGTCTCCCGACCAGAAGGCAAAAGACGGCGCTTACTACACGCCGCGTCACCTCGCGATGCTGGCGGTTGATCAAGCGTTCGTCACCTCGGCCGATCCTCTTTCCGAGACGATCTTCGACGGCGCTTGCGGATCTGGAATTCTGCTTACCACGGCCTACCGCCGTCTCATCGCGCTATCGGAGGCGCGCGACGGCCGCCAACTCAGTTTCAAACAGCGTCGAGAGCTTCTGGTCAAACGCATATTCGGCGCCGACATCAATCTGATGGCTTGCCGCGTCACGGCCTTCAGCCTCTATCTGTCGTTGCTGGAAGGTCTCAACCCCGCCGATATCATGGAGGCGCAGGAGCGCGAAAACGAGAAGCTGCCACCGCTGGACGGCAGCAATCTGCGCCACGGCCCAACGGCCGACTTCTTCGGACCCAAGCACGGGTTTGCGGACAAGCGCTTCACCCTCATTATCTCCAATCCGCCATGGTCGGAGCCCGAAGGCGAAGACGTCACGTCGGCCGACGTTTGGGCGGAGCGCGCTGGCGCCCCATTCGTTCGACGCCAGATCGCCGGCGCATACGCGCTGAGAGCGAGCGACTTTCTTGCCGAGCAAGGGCGCGTCTGCCTCATCCTGCCGATTGGACAGTTCTTAGGACCGTCCAGCGCATCCTTCGTCGCGCGCCTGTTCAGCCTGTTCCAGCCTGCGCGTCTTATCAACTTCGGTGATCTTCAGGGACTGCTGTTTCCGACCGCCGAGAACACCTGCCATGTATTCCTCGGGCAACGCCGCGCCGTCGAGGCGCAAATTCCATTTGGCGAGACTTTCGATTACTGCGTCCCGAAAGCGGACATGAGCCTGGCCTTCGGCCGCCTCACCATGCAGTCCGCCGATCGACACGTTTTGCAAACCCGCTCCGTCGCCCAGGATCCGCAGCTTCTCGTCACGCTGATGTGGGGCGACGCCAACGATATGACTCTGTGGACGCGCCTGACGGCGCGCGGAACGTTCAGCGACTTCTGGAAGGGGCCGCAACCATTCCGGCGATGGGTCAATCGCAAGGGCATTCATCTTAACGACAAGAGCCGCACGGAAGTCAGCGCCGGCCGGTTGCGCAAGATGCCGTTCGTGCCGGTGCCCGCGCTCAGCGCGGGGTCGCCCGTGTTGCATCCCGATCTCTTGAAGCCGTGGCCGAGGACGCAGACGACAGTCGTTGGCCTCAACGACGAGGTGATGGCGGTTTTCGACGGTCCCCGCGTGCTTTTCCCGGACGGGTTCTCGAAACTCGAACATACAGTCCGCGCGGTCTATTACGATGGCCCGGCCACTTTCACGCACAGCATCGGCGTCATTTCCGGGTCGAGCGAAGATGCGGCGCTGCTCCAGTTCGCCGCGGTCTATCTGCGATCGAAGCTCGCCCGTTACTTCCTCATGATGCGCGGCTGGAAGATGCTTTGCGAACGCAATGGCGTCCATCTGTCAGATGTCGAAACCTTCCCGTTCTTTGACGTCGACGCGGCACCCGATCCGAAGGCCGCTAAAGCGGCGCTCGCGAGGGTCGGCACTTATATGCAAAAGCTATCCGATTTGCCGGAACTCGATCAACGCCGCCGCTACGGCGAAATCCAGATTGCCCTCGACAAGGCCGTCTTCAAATATTTTGGCCTGCACGAGAGCGAGCAGGCGCTGGTTCGCGAAACCGTCGACATCCTGATGCCTTCGATCCGGCCGCGAAGTTTCAAAAGCCTCGACACGCCGGCTCAGGCCACCGCCCATCTGGAGGATTTTCGGACATACGGCGACGCGCTGGCTGCCTCCTTGACCACTTGGCGCGAACGGACCGGTGGCGGCGGACGGTTTCATGTCGCCGTTGTCGCCAGTGATCCGGCTCGCCAAGGCCCGTCGGGAATCGTTCGGGTGAGCTACGCCAAAGAGACAACTGCGCCGGCCACTTCCAGCGCTCAGCTTAATGACGATCTGGTCATCACGACGCTCGCTCAGCTTCGCGCAGCGGGGCTGATGGCGATTTCATCGGGCGATGCGCTTCAACTTGTCCCCGATGCACATGTTTGGATCGACGGGTCGCTCTATCTGGTGCGCCCGTTGTCTCGACGCAGTTGGACCGTACGGCAAGCGCTTCGCGATGCCGAGCACATCGTGATATCTGTTCAGAGCCGGTTGTCGCCCGTGATCCGTTCGGAGGTCGCGTGA
- a CDS encoding MerR family transcriptional regulator, with product MRYVTTPHACQLTGLSTERLREWTSRRALIPADVKPRRKGSPAEYTWQTILILRLAVTLREQFHIELQAHKSLFNSLRRELRTKSFIALWGQNVALLGGDRWTFVEDAADQLPAGDVLLLRLNAHLDVLSAGFALPSPATVPGQFDLFPVQAVAGLPVKQVRRRAPSKLTVLARRRSA from the coding sequence TTGCGCTACGTCACAACGCCTCACGCCTGCCAGCTCACCGGTCTTTCCACCGAAAGACTTCGGGAATGGACGAGCCGCCGCGCCTTGATTCCAGCCGACGTGAAACCCAGACGGAAGGGGTCTCCGGCCGAGTATACGTGGCAAACCATCCTTATTCTAAGGCTCGCAGTGACCCTGCGGGAGCAATTTCATATCGAACTCCAGGCTCATAAGAGCCTTTTCAACAGCCTGCGACGGGAGCTGCGCACCAAGTCGTTTATCGCCCTCTGGGGACAGAACGTGGCGCTCCTCGGCGGCGATCGATGGACATTCGTAGAGGACGCAGCCGATCAACTTCCGGCAGGCGACGTGCTGCTCCTTCGCCTGAACGCTCACCTGGATGTGTTGTCGGCGGGATTCGCATTGCCAAGTCCGGCTACCGTTCCCGGCCAATTCGATCTCTTCCCGGTCCAGGCCGTCGCTGGCTTGCCAGTCAAACAAGTGCGGCGGCGAGCCCCGAGCAAACTGACCGTTCTGGCACGGAGGCGTTCGGCATGA